The Strix aluco isolate bStrAlu1 chromosome 1, bStrAlu1.hap1, whole genome shotgun sequence genome has a window encoding:
- the B4GALT6 gene encoding beta-1,4-galactosyltransferase 6, with protein sequence MPLLRKVLRVSNRSMLAFIFFFSFSSSCLYFIYVAPGIANTYLFMVQARGIMLRENVKTIGHMIRLYTNKNTTLNGTDYPEGNNSSDCVAQTTMYLPENFTYSPYQACPEKLPYMRGLIDVNMSEISFDEIQQLFSKDLDIKPGGHWKPKDCKPRWKVAILIPFRNRHEHLPIFFRHLIPMLQKQRLEFAFYVVEQTGTQPFNRAMLFNVGFKEAMKDAVWDCIIFHDVDHLPENDRNYYGCGEMPRHFAAKLDKYMYILPYNEFFGGVSGLTVEQFTKINGFPNAFWGWGGEDDDLWNRVHYAGYNVTRPEGDLGKYKSIPHHHRGEVQFLGRYKLLRYSRERQYIDGLNNLIYTPKILVSRLYKNITVNLIPELAPVKDY encoded by the exons CAAACACGTATCTTTTTATGGTGCAAGCTCGTGGTATAATGCTGAGAGAAAATGTAAAAACAATAGGACACATGATAAGATTGTACACTAACAAAAATACTACATTGAATGGCACAG ATTATCCTGAAGGAAACAATTCTAGTGACTGTGTTGCTCAAACGACAATGTATCTTCCAGAAAACTTCACTTATTCTCCTTACCAGGCTTGTCCAGAGAAGCTGCCTTACATGA GAGGCCTTATCGATGTCAATATGAGTGAAATTAGTTTTGATGAAATTCAGCAACTGTTTTCAAAAGATTTAGACATTAAACCAGGAGGACACTGGAAACCAAAAGACTGTAAGCCACGATGGAAG GTGGCGATCCTTATTCCTTTTCGAAATCGCCATGAACATCTTCCAATTTTTTTCCGTCATCTGATACCTATGTTGCAGAAGCAGCGGCTGGAATTTGCCTTCTATGTTGTTGAACAG aCAGGTACACAACCTTTTAATCGTGCAATGCTCTTTAATGTTGGCTTCAAAGAGGCTATGAAGGATGCTGTCTGGGACTGCATAATATTTCATGATGTGGATCACTTGCCTGAAAATGACCGGAATTACTATGGATGTGGAGAAATGCCACGCCATTTTGCAGCAAAGCTGGACAAATACATGTACAT tcttccaTACAATGAGTTCTTCGGTGGTGTAAGTGGCCTGACAGTGGAACAATTCACGAAGATCAATGGGTTTCCAAATGCCTTTTGGGGATGGGGTGGAGAGGATGATGATCTTTGGAACAG GGTTCACTATGCTGGATACAATGTAACAAGACCAGAGGGAGATCTAGGGAAGTACAAATCCATTCCTCATCATCACCGAGGTGAAGTCCAGTTTTTAGGACg ATATAAACTTCTGAGGTATTCCAGAGAACGTCAGTATATTGATGGGTTGAACAATTTAATATATACTCCGAAAATACTTGTCAGTAGATtgtataaaaatataactgttaATCTCATACCAGAACTTGCTCCTGTTAAAGACTATTGA
- the LOC141921506 gene encoding transthyretin-like — protein sequence MAFHSVFLVFLAGLAFFCEAAPLDSADSKHPLFIKILDSVRGSPAPNVPAKLYKEAADGTWELLNLKQTNDNGELHEITTKEQFATGKYKIELDTASYWKKLGLNPFHHHADVVFTANDAGYRHYSIAVFLSPFSYSTTAVVSEPVE from the exons ATGgcttttcattctgtatttcttgttttcttagcTGGCCTGGCATTTTTCTGCGAAGCTGCACCACTG GACTCTGCTGACTCCAAGCATCCTCTTTTTATAAAAATTCTGGATTCAGTCCGAGGAAGTCCAGCTCCAAATGTTCCAGCTAAATTATATAAAGAAGCTGCAGATGGAACTTGGGAACTGTTAAATTTAAA ACAAACCAATGACAACGGAGAGCTCCATGAGATCACAACTAAAGAACAATTTGCAACAGGGAAATACAAGATTGAGCTTGACACAGCCTCTTACTGGAAGAAACTGGGCTTGAATCCCTTCCATCACCATGCTGAT gtggTGTTCACAGCTAATGACGCTGGTTATCGACACTACTCCATTGCTGTTTTCCTCAGTCCCTTTTCTTACTCAACTACAGCAGTAGTTAGTGAGCCAGTGGAATAG